One Xyrauchen texanus isolate HMW12.3.18 chromosome 34, RBS_HiC_50CHRs, whole genome shotgun sequence genomic window carries:
- the skp2 gene encoding S-phase kinase-associated protein 2 has translation MSIERPLKELPCLSENLEGSLCRPQRTKCKRKPSCGGRLHTENTPNELIQQWSPQHKKPLTSAKGKENQENVFVLARRPRKRKETTASMCWDSLPDELLLGIMSRLSLKDLLRTSRVCKRWHRLALDESLWHSVDLVGRALLDAELGQVLSAGVLRLRCPHTCIGQPSFKNIEQLRVQHMDLSGCTVEPSVLEDILSRCRHLQNLSLEGLVLSDNIIHNLAQNPELVRLNLCGSSGFSPEPLAEMLKLCTRLEEMNVSWCDFKGLHVQAIANNIPSSVTQLNISGYRQNLTMEEVKAIVERCPDLTNLDLSDSVLLTTDIFPVLQQLSSLKHLALCRCYQIHPASLVDFEKFPNLLTLEVFGLIQDSYLPVLSKSLPHIQISTLPFSTIARPSSSMRKDATLWGLHCRLVYKQ, from the exons ATGTCAATCGAAAG GCCGCTTAAAGAGCTCCCATGTCTGAGTGAAAATTTGGAGGGATCCCTGTGCAGGCCGCAGAGGACTAAATGTAAAAGAAAGCCCTCCTGCGGTGGGAGGCTTCACACTGAAAACACTCCAAACGAGCTCATCCAGCAGTGGTCGCCCCAACATAAAAAGCCCCTGACTTCAGCTAAAGGGAAAGAAaatcaagaaaatgtatttgttcttGCCAGACGTCCCAGGAAAAGGAAGGAAACAACAG CAAGCATGTGTTGGGACAGTCTGCCTGATGAGCTGTTGCTTGGGATCATGTCTCGGCTCTCACTGAAAGATCTTCTCAGAACGTCCCGCGTCTGCAAGCGCTGGCATCGTTTGGC GTTGGATGAGTCTCTGTGGCATAGTGTGGACTTGGTGGGAAGAGCTCTGCTAGACGCTGAGCTTGGGCAGGTGCTCTCTGCTGGGGTGTTGAGGCTGCGCTGTCCACACACCTGCATCGGCCAACCCAGTTTTAAAAATATAGA ACAACTTCGTGTCCAACATATGGATTTGTCAGGCTGCACAGTGGAGCCCTCAGTCCTAGAAGACATCCTGTCCCGTTGCAGACATCTACAGAATCTTAGTCTTGAGGGTTTGGTGCTCTCTGATAATATTATTCA CAATCTGGCTCAAAACCCTGAGCTTGTCCGACTGAACTTGTGTGGTTCTTCTGGCTTCTCCCCTGAACCTCTGGCTGAGATGCTCAAATTGTGCACCAG ACTTGAAGAAATGAACGTGTCATGGTGTGATTTTAAAGGTCTCCATGTTCAGGCCATTGCTAACAATATCCCCTCTAGTGTCACTCAACTGAACATCAGTGGTTACAGACAGAACCTCACCATGGAAG AAGTCAAGGCTATAGTGGAAAGATGTCCAGATCTCACAAACTTGGATTTGAG CGACAGTGTGCTTCTGACCACAGACATTTTCCCTGTCCTGCAGCAACTTTCCTCACTTAAACATCTGGCCCTTTGCCGCTGTTATCAGATCCACCCAGCTTCTCTTGT tgaCTTTGAAAAGTTTCCAAATTTGCTGACCCTGGAGGTCTTTGGGCTAATACAGGACAGCTACCTGCCTGTTCTTAGTAAAAGTCTACCACACATACAGATCAGCACTCTGCCTTTCTCTACCATAGCACGCCCCAGTTCATCAATGAGAAAGGATGCAACTCTTTGGGGATTGCACTGCCGGCTTGTTTACaaacaataa